Proteins from a single region of Candidatus Puniceispirillum marinum IMCC1322:
- a CDS encoding glycoside hydrolase family protein — MTKSKSLPAIGQSDRDLAAMLERHEGRRAHPYRDQVGKLTIGVGRNLDDRGLSAEEIDMLLAHDIAIARAGCRALFPAFDGFGRKRQAALISMAFNLGQTRLACFRRMRAAINDGNWIGASHEALDSYWAGQVGHRAQEIATLLRSSSKPG, encoded by the coding sequence ATGACTAAATCAAAGTCTTTGCCAGCGATAGGCCAATCTGACCGCGATCTGGCCGCCATGCTCGAACGGCATGAAGGGCGGCGGGCGCATCCCTATCGCGATCAGGTCGGTAAGCTGACCATCGGGGTGGGGCGCAATCTGGATGATCGCGGCCTGAGCGCTGAGGAAATCGACATGCTGCTGGCACATGATATCGCTATTGCCCGCGCCGGATGCCGGGCATTATTCCCCGCTTTTGATGGCTTTGGCCGGAAACGTCAGGCGGCGTTGATATCGATGGCTTTCAATCTGGGGCAAACGCGCCTAGCCTGTTTCCGGCGTATGCGCGCCGCGATCAATGATGGTAACTGGATAGGTGCCAGCCATGAGGCGCTGGATAGCTATTGGGCAGGTCAGGTTGGCCACCGCGCACAGGAGATAGCGACACTGTTGCGATCATCCAGCAAGCCCGGATAA
- a CDS encoding polyprenyl synthetase family protein, with translation MVAQSITAEGMTQVASKLDDDALKQPPSLTALVNLLADDMAQVNETIMARMTSDVPLIPQLAGHLITSGGKRMRPLMTLAGARIASPNTTSCSVAAIKLATAVEFIHSATLLHDDVIDESNMRRGQDTANALWGNDASVLVGDFLFARAFELMVESGNIDVLGTLSSASARITEAEIKQMTVAGNPDTRLEDYLDVIEGKTAILFAAAAASGARISGADEQITQAMHMYGLNLGLAFQIMDDALDYTADSAQMGKNAGDDFLDQKITMPVILAYQKANDEERGFWHRTIGDGNFAAEDFAKAQSILSHHKAIEASLEAATSYANKAKAALAIFDAPDQAELAQALAETAAFAAFRRT, from the coding sequence ATGGTTGCACAATCCATTACGGCTGAGGGCATGACGCAGGTCGCATCAAAGCTGGACGATGATGCTCTGAAACAGCCGCCATCCTTGACGGCCTTGGTCAATCTGCTTGCTGATGATATGGCTCAGGTCAATGAGACAATCATGGCGCGCATGACCAGCGACGTGCCACTGATCCCGCAACTGGCCGGACATCTGATTACCTCAGGCGGCAAACGTATGCGCCCCTTGATGACACTGGCAGGTGCCCGCATAGCCAGCCCCAACACAACAAGCTGTTCTGTTGCGGCGATCAAACTGGCAACCGCCGTCGAATTCATTCATTCGGCGACCTTGTTACATGATGATGTGATTGATGAATCGAATATGCGCCGCGGCCAGGACACAGCGAATGCGCTATGGGGTAATGATGCGTCAGTTCTGGTGGGTGATTTTCTGTTTGCGCGGGCTTTCGAGCTGATGGTCGAAAGCGGCAATATTGATGTGCTTGGCACCTTGTCATCGGCTTCGGCACGGATCACCGAGGCCGAAATCAAGCAAATGACGGTCGCTGGCAATCCGGATACCCGACTTGAAGATTATCTTGATGTGATTGAAGGCAAGACCGCCATTCTGTTTGCCGCCGCCGCCGCATCAGGTGCCAGAATTTCCGGTGCCGATGAGCAGATTACGCAGGCGATGCATATGTATGGATTAAATCTGGGGCTGGCATTCCAGATCATGGATGACGCGCTCGATTATACGGCCGATAGCGCGCAGATGGGCAAAAACGCTGGTGATGACTTTCTTGACCAGAAAATTACCATGCCGGTTATTCTGGCCTATCAGAAAGCCAATGACGAAGAACGCGGTTTCTGGCACCGCACCATAGGCGATGGCAACTTTGCCGCCGAGGATTTTGCCAAAGCACAGTCTATTCTGTCGCATCACAAGGCGATTGAAGCATCACTTGAAGCCGCCACGTCATATGCCAATAAGGCCAAGGCCGCATTGGCCATTTTCGATGCACCGGATCAGGCTGAACTAGCACAGGCACTAGCGGAAACCGCCGCCTTTGCCGCTTTCCGGCGCACCTAA
- a CDS encoding DUF6127 family protein — MPPSRSSLPPSPLVPTADKLETGKAEPDHDTQMQAAIDAVITRRLADLGLDDADARADLADLRAGLASLRKLRFGLIQKCVGWFVQAALMLMGLGILVILSHQQ; from the coding sequence ATGCCGCCATCGCGTTCATCCTTGCCGCCATCGCCATTGGTGCCGACTGCGGACAAGCTGGAAACGGGCAAGGCAGAACCCGATCATGACACCCAAATGCAAGCGGCCATTGATGCCGTAATCACCAGAAGGCTGGCCGATCTGGGGCTGGATGATGCCGATGCCCGTGCTGATCTGGCCGATCTGCGCGCCGGACTAGCCAGCTTGCGGAAATTGCGCTTTGGCCTGATCCAGAAATGTGTTGGCTGGTTTGTGCAGGCCGCCTTGATGCTCATGGGGCTGGGGATATTGGTGATCCTGTCGCATCAGCAATAA
- a CDS encoding porin, producing MKKLLMTTTALIALGGVTSALADLSISGNARWTYTTWTDKTLDDAGSGANNTSMGEVLQLWFNADETADSGMTYGAAARLRQVKDGFDRNWIYVGDDWGKVSLGRQFSPFTTGSLGANWRGTISGVQPGVGDVTGNAGLITTSWVNPSGTAPKFIYNSPNIAGITLGFSMADGGTKVATADDGTKSGGKADSTAMRVNYSTDIMDGTGLTLGYATETTKAVDGAADSAKTDHSEVGAAVTSGDLTASVIQLGKSQKPNVGATTSDQKATELEVAYAMSDALTVNVIMLNSKENKGTKKGDKFSSTELGAKYTIAPGLTANLIYTKASHTPNMGAKNTGNSTQLQMRVNF from the coding sequence ATGAAAAAACTATTAATGACAACGACAGCCTTGATTGCGCTGGGCGGTGTTACATCGGCACTAGCTGATCTTAGCATCAGCGGTAATGCCCGCTGGACCTATACAACATGGACAGACAAGACTCTTGATGATGCCGGTTCAGGTGCTAATAACACATCAATGGGCGAGGTTTTACAACTTTGGTTCAATGCCGATGAAACGGCTGATAGCGGCATGACCTATGGTGCCGCCGCACGTTTGCGGCAGGTAAAGGATGGTTTTGACCGTAACTGGATCTATGTTGGCGATGATTGGGGCAAGGTCTCTCTTGGTCGTCAATTCTCACCTTTTACGACCGGATCGCTTGGCGCGAACTGGCGCGGTACAATTTCGGGCGTCCAGCCTGGTGTGGGTGATGTTACCGGTAATGCCGGTCTGATTACCACATCTTGGGTTAACCCATCGGGCACTGCACCAAAGTTCATCTATAATTCGCCTAATATCGCTGGTATTACTCTCGGATTTTCGATGGCTGATGGTGGAACAAAAGTAGCAACGGCTGATGATGGAACAAAGAGTGGCGGTAAAGCCGATTCAACCGCTATGCGGGTGAATTACAGCACCGATATCATGGATGGTACAGGCTTGACGCTTGGTTATGCAACCGAGACCACCAAAGCTGTGGATGGTGCGGCTGATTCAGCTAAGACAGACCATTCTGAAGTTGGTGCGGCTGTGACCAGCGGCGATCTAACCGCGTCAGTGATCCAGCTTGGCAAATCGCAAAAGCCCAATGTTGGTGCAACCACTTCGGATCAAAAGGCAACTGAGCTTGAAGTCGCTTATGCCATGTCGGATGCTTTGACCGTGAATGTGATCATGCTCAATTCAAAGGAAAACAAAGGTACGAAAAAAGGTGACAAGTTTTCATCTACCGAGCTTGGTGCCAAATACACTATCGCACCTGGTCTGACAGCTAACCTTATTTATACCAAAGCCAGCCACACGCCAAATATGGGTGCAAAGAATACTGGTAATTCAACCCAACTTCAGATGCGGGTGAACTTCTAA
- a CDS encoding 3TM-type holin, producing the protein MPLLDMMTRIFAPLASLIDDLHTSDEERDAARMALVAAQNQALALTLDLEREKLAARASLIAAEIGGQSWLQRNWRPITMLSFLALVILDSFGLLVFRLSDEAWLLLQIGLGGYVVGRSAEKIVPSIRPTGHRDQGVQGVHHD; encoded by the coding sequence ATGCCACTTCTTGATATGATGACGCGCATATTCGCGCCGCTTGCCAGTCTGATCGACGATCTGCATACCTCGGATGAAGAACGCGATGCCGCGCGCATGGCGCTGGTCGCCGCGCAGAATCAGGCGTTGGCGCTGACCCTCGATCTGGAACGTGAAAAGCTGGCGGCGCGCGCCAGCCTGATCGCCGCCGAAATTGGTGGGCAGTCATGGTTGCAACGAAACTGGCGTCCGATCACGATGCTGAGCTTTCTGGCATTGGTGATCCTTGATTCGTTTGGCCTACTGGTATTTCGCCTGTCGGATGAGGCATGGTTGCTGTTGCAGATCGGTCTTGGCGGTTATGTGGTGGGGCGTAGCGCCGAAAAGATAGTGCCGTCAATCAGGCCAACTGGTCATAGGGATCAAGGTGTGCAAGGTGTGCATCATGACTAA